In Stigmatopora argus isolate UIUO_Sarg chromosome 17, RoL_Sarg_1.0, whole genome shotgun sequence, the following are encoded in one genomic region:
- the trpc1 gene encoding short transient receptor potential channel 1, producing the protein MHVSVWPCSLSVVMAALYQGTDASSPDKFFALKDVREVKEETTLDEKLFLLACEKGDYYMVKKLLEENRHGELNVNSVDVLGRDAVTIAIENENLDILQLLLEHGCQATDALLVAIDSEVVGAVDILLNHRPRRASKPSMAKLMQRIQNPEYSTTMDVAPVILAAHRNNYEILTMLLKQDISLPRPHAVGCECTLCNAKNKKDSLRHSRFRLDIYRCLASPSLIMLTEEDPILRAFELSTDLRELSLVEVEFRNDYEELAKQCKMFAKDLLAQARNSRELEVILNHTSNEDSTDKRGLLEERMNLSRLKLAIKYNQKEFVSQSNCQQFLNTVWFGETASYRRKHTCLKIATVLSVAMLWPLLSVCYLLVPRSRVGQIIHTPFVKFIIHSASYFTFLLLLNLYSLVYNEDKKNTMGPALEMVDYLLILWIMGMVWSDVKRLWYEGLEDFLDESRNQLSFVMNSLYLATFALKIVANSKFNNVGETERKKWDAFHPILVAEGLFAFANVLSYLRLFFMYTTSSILGPLQISMGQMLQEFGKFLGLFLLVLFSFTIGLTQLYGKDQKDPEKNPPSDCQGIFCQQQSNDAFHTFMGTCYALFWYIFSLAHVALFVTRISYTEELRSFVGALIIGTYNIVVVIVLTKLLVAMLHKSFRQIANHEDKEWKFARAKLWLSYFDDKCTMPPPFNILPSPKTVCYLLTSMSKWICSHTSKGRVKRQNSLKEWKNLKQKRDENYQKIMCCLVHRYLTSTRQKMQSTDQATVENLNDLRQDLSKFRNEMRDLLGFRTSKYAMFYPRS; encoded by the exons ATGCACGTCAGTGTTTGGCCCTGCTCGCTCTCCGTCGTGATGGCAGCTCTGTACCAGGGCACGGACGCATCCTCCCCGGATAAATTCTTCGCCCTGAAAGACGTCAGGGAGGTGAAGGAGGAGACCACGCTGGACGAGAAGCTCTTTCTGCTGGCCTGCGAGAAAG GTGACTACTACATGGTGAAGAAGCTGCTGGAGGAGAACAGACACGGTGAACTCAACGTCAATAGCGTTGACGTGCTGGGCCGCGACGCCGTCACCATCGCCATCGAGAATGAGAATCTTGACATCCTGCAGCTTCTACTCGAGCATGGTTGCCAG GCTACCGACGCGCTGCTGGTAGCCATAGACTCGGAAGTGGTGGGAGCTGTGGACATCCTCCTCAACCACAGACCCAGGCGTGCATCCAAGCCCTCCATGGCT AAACTGATGCAGCGAATCCAGAATCCTGAGTATTCCACAACCATGGATGTGGCTCCAGTCATTCTGGCGGCCCACAGGAATAACTACGAGATCCTGACCATGTTACTGAAACAGGACATCTCGCTACCACGGCCGCACGCTGTAGGCTGCGAATGCACCCTCTGCAACGCCAAAAACAAGAAGGACAGTTTGCGGCACTCCAG GTTCCGCCTGGACATTTACCGTTGCCTGGCCAGCCCTTCCCTCATCATGCTAACCGAAGAAGATCCCATCCTTAGGGCCTTCGAGCTGAGTACGGATCTCAGGGAACTCAGCCTGGTGGAGGTGGAGTTCAG GAACGACTATGAGGAGCTGGCTAAGCAGTGCAAGATGTTCGCCAAGGATCTACTGGCTCAGGCTCGGAACTCCAGAGAACTGGAAGTCATCCTCAACCACACGTCCAATGAAGATTCCACGGATAAGCGGGGACTCCTGGAAGAGCGGATGAACCTCAGCCGCCTCAAACTGGCCATCAAATACAATCAGAAAGAG TTCGTGTCTCAGTCCAACTGTCAGCAGTTCCTCAACACGGTGTGGTTCGGCGAGACGGCCAGCTATAGGCGCAAGCACACCTGCCTGAAGATTGCCACAGTGCTAAGCGTGGCCATGCTGTGGCCCCTGCTGTCCGTGTGCTACTTGCTGGTGCCGCGATCCCGCGTGGGCCAGATCATTCACACTCCCTTTGTCAAGTTCATCATCCACAGCGCCTCCTACTTCACCTTCTTGCTCCTGCTCAACCTCTACTCGCTGGTCTACAACGAGGACAAGAAGAACACCATGGGTCCTGCACTTGAGATGGTAGACTATCTGCTAATCCTCTGGATCATGG GAATGGTGTGGTCCGATGTGAAGCGTTTGTGGTACGAGGGACTGGAAGATTTCTTGGACGAGTCCAGGAATCAGCTGAGCTTTGTCATGAATTCCCTTTACCTAGCTACCTTCGCCCTCAAGATAGTTGCAAACAGCAAG TTCAATAATGTCGGGGAGACCGAGAGGAAGAAATGGGACGCCTTTCATCCCATCCTTGTGGCTGAGGGCCTGTTTGCCTTTGCCAATGTTCTCAGCTATTTGCGCCTCTTCTTTATGTACACTACCAGCTCCATTCTGGGGCCACTTCAG ATCTCCATGGGTCAGATGTTGCAGGAGTTTGGCAAGTTTCTGGGCCTTTTTCTTCTCGTCTTGTTCTCATTCACCATCGGGCTCACTCAGCTCTACGGAAAAGACCAGAAAGACCCAGAGAAAAATCCGCCTAGCGACTGCCAGGGCATTTTCTGCCAACAGCAGAGCAACGACGCGTTCCACAC CTTCATGGGTACCTGCTACGCCCTCTTTTGGTACATCTTCTCACTGGCTCACGTGGCGCTCTTCGTCACACGCATCAGCTACACTGAGGAACTGCGCTCCTTTGTGGGCGCCCTGATAATAGGAACCTACAACATTGTGGTGGTCATTGTACTGACCAAGCTGTTAGTGGCCATGCTCCATAAAAGCTTCAGGCAAATTGCT AACCATGAGGACAAAGAGTGGAAGTTTGCCCGGGCCAAACTGTGGCTTAGCTACTTTGATGATAAGTGTACAATGCCGCCTCCGTTCAACATCCTGCCATCGCCTAAGACCGTCTGTTATCTGCTCACCAGCATGAGCAAATGGATCTGTTCGCACACGTCTAAGGGAAGAGTCAAGAGACAGAACAGCCTCAAG GAATGGAAGAACCTGAAGCAAAAGCGTGATGAGAACTACCAGAAGATCATGTGCTGTCTGGTGCACCGCTACCTGACCTCCACACGGCAGAAGATGCAAAGCACTGACCAGGCCACTGTGGAGAACCTCAACGACCTGCGCCAGGACCTGTCCAAATTTCGCAATGAGATGCGGGACCTGTTGGGCTTCCGTACCTCCAAATACGCCATGTTCTACCCCAGGAGCTAG
- the chst2b gene encoding carbohydrate sulfotransferase 2: MRGKTYHPPLKLTAPWEKDAGFGRKLKTYRNHSKIIAQPGIVMKVLRRKKMVLFAAYFLLLVLTMLNLANYKWTKEPQPCSHPMRGAVYQGRSDLRYLYRPSLAKKRQLIYVLTTWRSGSSFFGELFNQNPDAFFLYEPMWHIWQKLYPGDAVSLQGAARDMLSSLYRCDLSVFQLYNSPGGKNFTSLGLFGATLNKVVCSYPLCSAYRKDVVGMVDDKVCKKCPPQSLRLLEDECLKYKTVVIKGVRVLDVNVLTPLMEDPSLDLKVIHLVRDPRAVANSRIKSRHGLIRENLQVVRSRDPKLRRIPFVDAGHKANKKDGSDYHSIGAMEVICDRTSRTLRTALNPPAWLKGKYMAVRYEDLVDNPVKTLRSVYRFANLTANRDIESFALNMTSGSSSSSKPFIVSSRNATQAASAWRTVLSIQQIKQVEDYCHHSMAVLGYERVRTANEAKDLSKSLLTHSKL; the protein is encoded by the coding sequence ATGAGAGGCAAAACATATCACCCGCCGCTGAAGTTGACGGCACCCTGGGAGAAGGATGCTGGCTTCGGCAGGAAGCTCAAGACCTACAGGAACCACAGCAAGATAATCGCGCAGCCCGGCATCGTGATGAAAGTGCTGCGCAGGAAAAAGATGGTGCTGTTCGCCGCCTATTTCCTGCTCCTGGTGCTGACCATGCTCAACTTGGCCAACTACAAGTGGACCAAGGAGCCGCAGCCGTGCAGCCACCCCATGAGGGGCGCCGTCTACCAGGGGCGCTCGGACCTGCGCTACCTCTACCGCCCCTCGCTGGCCAAGAAGAGGCAGCTCATCTACGTGTTGACCACGTGGCGCTCGGGCTCGTCCTTCTTCGGTGAGCTCTTCAACCAGAACCCCGACGCGTTCTTCTTGTACGAGCCCATGTGGCACATCTGGCAGAAACTGTACCCGGGCGACGCCGTGTCCCTGCAAGGGGCGGCGCGCGACATGCTGAGCTCGCTGTACCGCTGCGACTTGTCTGTCTTTCAGCTTTACAACAGCCCCGGGGGCAAGAATTTCACCTCGCTGGGGCTGTTCGGCGCCACTTTGAACAAGGTGGTGTGCTCCTACCCGCTGTGTTCGGCCTACAGGAAGGACGTGGTGGGGATGGTGGACGACAAGGTGTGCAAAAAGTGCCCGCCGCAAAGCCTGCGACTGCTCGAAGACGAGTGCCTCAAGTACAAGACGGTGGTCATTAAAGGGGTGCGCGTTCTGGACGTCAACGTCCTCACGCCCCTGATGGAGGACCCTTCCTTGGACCTGAAGGTGATCCACCTGGTCCGAGATCCGCGGGCGGTGGCCAACTCCCGCATCAAATCGCGGCACGGACTCATCCGGGAGAACCTGCAGGTGGTCCGCAGCCGGGACCCCAAACTACGGCGGATCCCGTTCGTAGACGCCGGTCACAAGGCCAACAAGAAGGACGGCTCGGACTACCACTCCATCGGCGCCATGGAGGTGATCTGCGACCGCACCTCCCGGACGTTGAGGACGGCGTTGAACCCGCCCGCCTGGCTCAAGGGCAAGTACATGGCCGTGCGCTACGAGGACCTGGTGGACAACCCGGTGAAGACGTTGCGCTCGGTCTACCGCTTCGCCAACCTGACGGCCAACCGCGACATCGAGTCCTTCGCCCTCAACATGACCAGTGGGTCCAGCTCATCGTCCAAGCCGTTCATCGTGTCGTCTCGCAACGCCACCCAGGCGGCTAGCGCCTGGCGGACGGTGCTCAGTATCCAACAGATTAAGCAGGTCGAAGACTACTGCCACCACTCGATGGCCGTGCTGGGCTACGAGCGCGTGCGGACCGCCAACGAGGCCAAGGACCTGAGCAAATCGCTGCTGACGCACTCCAAGCTGTGA